ACGCCGCGGCCGTCGACCTGCTCAACGAGGTTATAGGCAGCAGGTGGCAGGAAAACGTCCCGCACCGTGCGGTGGTATTGAATGCTGTCGATGAGGGCCTGGGGATGTTCGATGCGGACGCCGAGGGCAAAGGGTTTGAAGTGGATGTCCACGCCCTGGGCGTGTAAGAATTCGAATACATCGCGGGCCGAGTGGCCGGTGGCGAGGAGGACGGCGTCGCCTTCATGCTGATGGCCGGCCGCGGTGATGACGCCGCGGATGCGCGCGCCGTCCTCCGCGAACAGCAGCCCGCTCACTTTTTCCTCAAAAAGAAACCGCCCCCCACACGCGAGGATGTGCTCGCGCATCGCCGTCATAATCTGCGGCAGCTTGTTGGTGCCGATGTGGGGGTGGGCTTCGTATAAGATCTTGTCCTCGGCCCCGAAACGGACAAAGAGGTGGAGGATGCGGTCAATATCGCCCCTTTTGTTGCTGCGCGTGTACAGTTTGCCGTCGCTATAGGTGCCGGCGCCGCCCTCTCCGAAGCAGTAGTTGCTGTCGGGGTTGACGATGCCTTCCCGGTTGAGCAGCGCGAGGTCCCTTCGTCTTGCGCGGACGTCCTTGCCCCTTTCGAGGAGAACGGGACGGATGCCGAGTTCGAGGAGACGAAGGGCGGCAAAAATACCGGCGGGACCGGCGCCCACGATGAGCACCTGGCGCGCGGCATTGTGCACGTCCTGGAAATGGAACGTTTTCGGCGGGCGGCCGGTAAAGGGTTCGTCGAAGAAGGCCTTTACCGTAAGCTGGACCCAGGGCTGTTTACCGCGCGCATCTATGGATCGCTTCTGGAGGTAAAAGCCCGTAAGCGATGAAAGCGGCCTTGCGGTCGCTTCCGATATATGTTGCATGACGATTTCCCGGTTGTCCGCCTGTGAAGGCGTCATGCGTAGGGTGAGGTCCTGCTGCATCCTTAGAAGGGCAGGTCGTCCACAAAATCAGGCGGTGCGGAAGAAGGGGAAGAGGCTCCGTAATCGGGGATAGCATCAACGCCGGATGAAGCCGAAGCGCCCAGTTGAACTTGTTCAAGTCTCCAGGCGTCCAGGTTGGTGATGTAGTTGACGCGGCCGTCTTTTTCCCAACGGCTTCCCTTTATATTAAAAGAGACCTTGACTTCGTCACCAATGTTGAAGCGGTCGACCAGCGTAACCCTGTCCTGCACGCTTTGGAACTTGACGTAGTTGGTGATGGACCGGCCGCCGATGTCTTCGGTTTTTTCGATGACGAATTCCCGCGTTTTAAAGGTGCCCGTCCTCTGGACGGTGTCATATTTGGCCACTAATTTACCAGTGATCTCGTA
This region of Dinghuibacter silviterrae genomic DNA includes:
- a CDS encoding NAD(P)/FAD-dependent oxidoreductase, producing the protein MQQDLTLRMTPSQADNREIVMQHISEATARPLSSLTGFYLQKRSIDARGKQPWVQLTVKAFFDEPFTGRPPKTFHFQDVHNAARQVLIVGAGPAGIFAALRLLELGIRPVLLERGKDVRARRRDLALLNREGIVNPDSNYCFGEGGAGTYSDGKLYTRSNKRGDIDRILHLFVRFGAEDKILYEAHPHIGTNKLPQIMTAMREHILACGGRFLFEEKVSGLLFAEDGARIRGVITAAGHQHEGDAVLLATGHSARDVFEFLHAQGVDIHFKPFALGVRIEHPQALIDSIQYHRTVRDVFLPPAAYNLVEQVDGRGVFSFCMCPGGIIAPASTAPGEVVVNGWSPSKRDNAFACSGIVTSIDELQVLPFARFGPLAGVAYQRAVEQKAFEAGGGALVAPAQRMADFAAGRLSSTLPSSSYIPGLRSVPLEEVLPPFVYEGLQKAFVDFGRKMPGYFTNDAVVVATESRTSSPVRIPRDPVTLAHPQVDNLYPCGEGAGYAGGIVSAAMDGERVAAAIAARLP
- a CDS encoding DUF3127 domain-containing protein; the encoded protein is MSYEITGKLVAKYDTVQRTGTFKTREFVIEKTEDIGGRSITNYVKFQSVQDRVTLVDRFNIGDEVKVSFNIKGSRWEKDGRVNYITNLDAWRLEQVQLGASASSGVDAIPDYGASSPSSAPPDFVDDLPF